The following is a genomic window from Actinomycetota bacterium.
GCGGCCCGGGCCGCTCAGCCGGCCCTGGAGTCGGAGGCGGCGCCTGCAGCTCGCCGCGCAGGCGCTGCACGGCCCGCCGCAGCAGGCGCGACACCGACATCTGGCAGCGACCGGTGACCTCGCCGATCTCCCGCTGGGTGCGCTCCTCGAAGTAGTAGAGCCAGACCACGGTCCGCTCGGGCTCGGGCAGTGCAGCCACCAGCTGGGGCAGCAGGATGAGGTCCTCGCGGTCGACCAGGGCGTCGTCGGCGAGCACGTCGGCCAGGGCCAGGTCGGGGCGGTGCTCCAGGGGCTCGTCGAGCGAGGTCTGGAGCCGGCTCCTGGCCGCCCCCATGGCCTCCAGGACCGCCTCCTCGTCCAAGTCGAGCGCCTCGGCCACGTCGGCCGCGGCGGGCGAGCGTCCCAGCTCGCCGGCGAGCTCGTCGGCCGCCCGGCAGACCCGCAGGGCCAGCTCCTTGGTCTGACGGGGCACCGCCACCCGCCAGGTGGTGTCGCGCAGGTGGCGCTTCAGCTCACCGACGACACAGGCCACGGCGTAGGGGACGAACCCGTCGGCGCGGTCCGGGTCGTAGCGGTCGATGGCGGTGAGCAGCCCGAGGCGGGCCGCCTGCCGCAGGTCCTCGCGGCTGGTGTTGCGGCTGCGCCGGAACCGCTCGGCCAGCCGGTCGGCCATGCCCAGATACGCCCGGAGGATCCGGTCGCGCACCTCCGGATCGCGGCCGGCGGCGTAGGCCCGCAGCCACTGCTCGACCAGCTGGCGGCCGGCGTGGTCGTCCGGCTTCAGGTCGGTGGGCTCGGGCCTGGCGAGGGAGAGCGTCATGGGGAGGCGGTCACGTCCTTTTGTCGGTCTCGGCGGGGGTTCGGCCCGACCGGCCGGTCGCGAAGGCGTGGACCGCGGTGGCGGCCAGCACGACCGCGGCGGCGAAGGCCCCGTTCCAGGTCGCCTGGCCGGGCTCGGAGTCGCGCACCAGCCAGCTGCCGTACCCCAGCAGCACCGGCGCCACCAGCAGCCAGATGCCGATGCCGGCCAGGACCGCGCCGGTCAGGGGCCGGCGGGCCGGGCGGGCGTGCTGCAGGACGGCCAGCACGATCACGGCCAGGCCGGCCAGGGCGTTGTGCCAGCTGGCCACCTGGAGCCGCGTGTAGCCGGCGAGAAACGGCGACGCGGCCAGCCAGGCGCCGGCGAGCAGCAACGCCCCGGTGGCGGTGAGCTCCAGCTTGGCGAGTGGGCGCTTCATGCCGGCGTCAGGGACTGGTGGCTTCGGTCTGGCAGGCGGTGGCCGCCCGCTGCAGGTCGGGCTGGACGTTCTGGAGCCGATCGATGGTCTGCTGCAGGCCGGTGGTGTCGAGCCGGCCGAGCTGCCGGAGGCCGGCGGTGACGGCGTCCAGCTGCTGCTGGGCCAGCCGGGCGGTCTCGGCGCAGGGGGCGGCCGCGGCACCGGCGGGCTCGCCGGCGGGGTCGGCGTCGG
Proteins encoded in this region:
- a CDS encoding sigma-70 family RNA polymerase sigma factor gives rise to the protein MTLSLARPEPTDLKPDDHAGRQLVEQWLRAYAAGRDPEVRDRILRAYLGMADRLAERFRRSRNTSREDLRQAARLGLLTAIDRYDPDRADGFVPYAVACVVGELKRHLRDTTWRVAVPRQTKELALRVCRAADELAGELGRSPAAADVAEALDLDEEAVLEAMGAARSRLQTSLDEPLEHRPDLALADVLADDALVDREDLILLPQLVAALPEPERTVVWLYYFEERTQREIGEVTGRCQMSVSRLLRRAVQRLRGELQAPPPTPGPAERPGPP
- a CDS encoding SPW repeat protein, whose amino-acid sequence is MKRPLAKLELTATGALLLAGAWLAASPFLAGYTRLQVASWHNALAGLAVIVLAVLQHARPARRPLTGAVLAGIGIWLLVAPVLLGYGSWLVRDSEPGQATWNGAFAAAVVLAATAVHAFATGRSGRTPAETDKRT